In Prochlorococcus marinus XMU1406, the genomic stretch TAATCTTCCAGCATAATCTGGTCTATCTACTGTTACCTGTCTATCGAATCTTCCAGGGCGCATTAAAGCTGAATCTAAGACATCAGGTCTGTTGGTTGCAGCAACTATTATTATTCCTGAATTACCTTCGAAACCATCCATTTCAGTTAGGAGCTGATTTAATGTTTGTTCTCTTTCATCATTTCCTCCGCCCATACCAGCGCCTCTTTGTCTTCCAACTGCATCTATTTCGTCAATAAACACAATACAAGGAGCATTCTTTTTAGCTTGTTCAAAAAGATCTCTAACTCTGCTAGCTCCAACTCCTACAAACATCTCTACAAATTCTGAACCAGATATTGAGAAAAAAGGTACACCTGCTTCTCCAGCTACTGCTTTTGCTAATAATGTTTTTCCTGTACCAGGAGGGCCAACAAGAAGAACTCCCTTTGGAATTTTTGCTCCGACTGCAGTAAATCTATCTGGACTCTTAAGAAAATCTACAACTTCTGTGAGTTCTAATTTTGCACCTTCAACACCAGCAACATCTGAAAAGGTTACTTGTGTAGATGGTTCCATTTGCAGTCTAGCTTTGCTCTTGCCAAAACTCATGGCAGGGTTACCACCTCCAGCATTACCACTTTGGGATCTTCTGAAAAGAAAAAATAGGCCTCCAATCAAAAGTACTGGGAAAATTAAGCTACTTACAGCTTGTTGCCATGGATTGGCTAATTTTGTAGGAGTTACAGCTATATCTACATTATTCTCAGTCAGTATTTTTAATAAATCTTTGTCAGGGGCTAAATTGACCTCAGACCTGCTCCCATCATTTTCAACAACTTGAGCTGTGGCATTATCTGGAGATATTAAGACTCTACTGATTTCTTTATCTTGTACTGCCTCTATAAAATCACTATATCTCAAGGTCTTTGTAGAACTTTCAGTACTAGGCTTATCAAAAACTGAAGTACCAATGAAAATTACAGTAATGACAGCTAGGACATAAAGCCCTACGTTTCTCCAACGTTTGTTCACGATAAAAAATCTTTAATAAATCTATAATACTAATAATAAAACAATATTAAGAGCGTCTTAGAACATCTACTACACTTTTGAATGCAAACCATTCAGGAATTGGTTCGCCATTCCTCAATTTCTTTCTAAATTCAGTACCACTAAGTTTCATAATTTCATAATTAAATTCTTTAGCTTCTTCAGCTGTTATATATCCTTTTTCCTTCGTATAAACTAAATTTTTTGAAGGAACAGTTTTCATCATCAATTCATCTGCGCACTTATTCGCAAAATTCTGGGCATCATATGGACCATAAAAATCTTCACCAGTTGATGACGACTTACAACCAGCCATATCTCTACCAATAATAAAGTGGGTGCAGCCATAATTTCTTCTGATTATCATATGTTGAAGAGCTTCTCTTGGCCCTGCCATATGCATTGAATAAGGTAAAAAAGCCCATTTTATTCTTTTATCTGATATTTCCTCTTCTAATTCTTTATAGGTCAAATATCTAACTTTTCCAGGGATATCATCTTGTTGAGTTGGCCCACAAGTTGGATGAACTAAAACAACTGAGTTAGAGGATACATTATCTGAAAGTAAGGCATTAGTAAATAATTCATAATGTGCTCTATGAATTGGATTTCTGCATTGAAATGCAACTACATCATGATTTGATGGCAGTGTAGATCTAACTTCTTCTGGGGTTTTGCAGGGGAATTCTCTAATTGGTAGTTCGAAACCATAAACTCTTCCTCCTATATAAAATCTCCCTCTCTCGTTAAAAATCATCTTAACAGCAGGATGATCTAAAGAATTAGTACCATAACAAAGTTCAGCCTCTAAGGATTTGTCAGGCTCCCATTTAGAGCTAACTTCTAAAACTGCTATTTTTTGTTTTTTATAAGTAAGCAATATTGTCTCTCCAGTTTTTACTTTTTCATTATTTGAATCAAATACAATAGGCAAGCCAAAAAGCAACCCGTTTGTATTTCTATTATTTTTAATTACCGAATTGTAGTTATTTTCATCCATAAAACCTTCCAACGGAGAAAAAGCTCCAACCATCAAAAGTTCTACATCGCATGCATTTCTCTCGCTACATTCGATCTCATAAGTAGCTTTAGAGATAAGATCATTTTTAAGGTTTTTATCTTTGATAATTAAATTTTTTAGTTCCCCTCCATAAGGCGGTATTAGTCCATTAGTATCTGTTTTAGTTTTTTGTTGTAATTCCATTTTTTAAATTGATAAAGAAAAATTTTGAAAAAAAAAGAGGGGTTTAACCCCCTTTTTCTGTTAAGTAGGATTTATGCCTTTCTTCCGTAAAGCTCCCCAATTATTTTTACATCAAGTGGATCCTTTGAACCCATATCTGTATCTGAAGGTTGGATAGCTTCAAAAGTACCAGCAAATTCGTCTGTGTCAGAATCTACATTGTTGATTGAAAGAGTAATAACGCCAGTACCGTTTACATCAACTTTAATATTTTCTTTTGCAAGTTCTTCGTCATCTCCTCCTAATGCAACTAAACCTTGAGCATATTCAACACCTGTATTTTTAGCTCTTGCCTTAGGATCTAGAAAGTCACCAGTTCTGTAGTTAGGTGTAAATGTTGAACCACTTACCTCAGTGCCTGGCTCAATAGATGAAGGCAAATCAGCTGTAAGATCTTTAGCTGAGAATGCAAATGGTACCTCTAAACCACCAGGAGTTAATACAGTGATAAGTTGAAAATCAATACCACCCTTTTCAGTGAAAGTTCCTGAATCTATATCTCCATAAACTTCTGTCACTGTGGTGTTATTTCTAGGACTAATAATTTTTGTAGAAACAAATTCTGCAGCTTTTCGTTTTGTCCCTGGCACTTTTACATAAACTTCTGTTGGATGCATGCATATTCCTTTAAGGCTATCTCCATTCCCTAGAGATATTGATCCGACAAGAGATGAGTCTAATGTAGGGCAATCATTAGCTTTTCCTGTGTTAACAACATCTGTGAATTGTGCATTTCCTCTTTCAGAAAAGGCAAATGTTTTAACAGGCACGAAAGCAAAAGTTATACAAATTGAAATAACAAAAGCTAAGAAAGAACGAATTCTCATAATTAAAGTTGCAGTAAAGTTCTGTGACGATAGATTAAAGGTCATCTAATAAGTTCAGTACGGATATTACAAGGGAAAGGACCATAAAAGATAGGACTATTAAATCCTCGAAACAACCCGTAGCTTTTTAGATTTTAAAAAACTGGAATTATTTTAAGCTATCACATTATTTTTAATGATTAAGATTACAAAAAAATACAAATTAAAAAATTTTTTTTATTTTTTTAATGAAACAATTTGGGTTATTAATTTATTTGCTAAGTCAATTTTTGATGTCTTGTTAATGTAGTGTTCCATATTGTTAGTATCGAATAGCCAACCTTCATTTTGTGCTAAAAAGCCAAATCCTTGCCCTTCAAGATCAATTGGATTCGCGAATAGATAATCACAACCCTTTTGGATAATCTTTTCTTTAATCGTCATTCGTGCTTCTTCGATAGATCCTGTAAAAGCACAAAAGCCTACAAAAACTTGGTTATCTTTTTTTGATTTACTAATTGTTTTTAAAATATCTGGGACTAGCTCAAAGTTTTGATTCAAATGAGCATTAATTTGATTTTTTGGAATTTTAGCTGAATTATCAGAGTTTATCTTGAAATCAGATACTGCTGCATTCATGAAAAAATAATCGCAATTTGATATTTCATTATTAAGTGCCCTAATTAAATCAACACTAGTTTCAATTTCATATCTTTTTATTCCATCAGTAAGATTCTTATCGATTTTCAGAGGCCCATGAACATATTTTACTTGTGCTCCTCTGAACCTCGCTACTTGAGAAAGTAGTAGGCCCATAGCTCCAGAACTTTTGTTAGTAATATGTCTTGCCGCGTCAATTTTCTCT encodes the following:
- a CDS encoding photosystem II manganese-stabilizing polypeptide — encoded protein: MRIRSFLAFVISICITFAFVPVKTFAFSERGNAQFTDVVNTGKANDCPTLDSSLVGSISLGNGDSLKGICMHPTEVYVKVPGTKRKAAEFVSTKIISPRNNTTVTEVYGDIDSGTFTEKGGIDFQLITVLTPGGLEVPFAFSAKDLTADLPSSIEPGTEVSGSTFTPNYRTGDFLDPKARAKNTGVEYAQGLVALGGDDEELAKENIKVDVNGTGVITLSINNVDSDTDEFAGTFEAIQPSDTDMGSKDPLDVKIIGELYGRKA
- the coaBC gene encoding bifunctional phosphopantothenoylcysteine decarboxylase/phosphopantothenate--cysteine ligase CoaBC, whose translation is MKTKSKDSKIKVLLLITGSIAAVRVPLLVSQLAKENYEIRCVLSKNAEKLIKPLSLSILSRNPCILENDQWSDSQSTPLHIELSNWADILIIAPLTATTLAKWVTGNAEGLIPSILIANIKPIIVAPAMNTQMWLNKAVQKNYENLQNYENVLSLQPTEGLLACDAIGIGKIPPNDLIQLALEFIASHKQNEYRKDLLNKEILITGGCTSEKIDAARHITNKSSGAMGLLLSQVARFRGAQVKYVHGPLKIDKNLTDGIKRYEIETSVDLIRALNNEISNCDYFFMNAAVSDFKINSDNSAKIPKNQINAHLNQNFELVPDILKTISKSKKDNQVFVGFCAFTGSIEEARMTIKEKIIQKGCDYLFANPIDLEGQGFGFLAQNEGWLFDTNNMEHYINKTSKIDLANKLITQIVSLKK
- the sat gene encoding sulfate adenylyltransferase; protein product: MELQQKTKTDTNGLIPPYGGELKNLIIKDKNLKNDLISKATYEIECSERNACDVELLMVGAFSPLEGFMDENNYNSVIKNNRNTNGLLFGLPIVFDSNNEKVKTGETILLTYKKQKIAVLEVSSKWEPDKSLEAELCYGTNSLDHPAVKMIFNERGRFYIGGRVYGFELPIREFPCKTPEEVRSTLPSNHDVVAFQCRNPIHRAHYELFTNALLSDNVSSNSVVLVHPTCGPTQQDDIPGKVRYLTYKELEEEISDKRIKWAFLPYSMHMAGPREALQHMIIRRNYGCTHFIIGRDMAGCKSSSTGEDFYGPYDAQNFANKCADELMMKTVPSKNLVYTKEKGYITAEEAKEFNYEIMKLSGTEFRKKLRNGEPIPEWFAFKSVVDVLRRS
- the ftsH gene encoding ATP-dependent zinc metalloprotease FtsH — encoded protein: MNKRWRNVGLYVLAVITVIFIGTSVFDKPSTESSTKTLRYSDFIEAVQDKEISRVLISPDNATAQVVENDGSRSEVNLAPDKDLLKILTENNVDIAVTPTKLANPWQQAVSSLIFPVLLIGGLFFLFRRSQSGNAGGGNPAMSFGKSKARLQMEPSTQVTFSDVAGVEGAKLELTEVVDFLKSPDRFTAVGAKIPKGVLLVGPPGTGKTLLAKAVAGEAGVPFFSISGSEFVEMFVGVGASRVRDLFEQAKKNAPCIVFIDEIDAVGRQRGAGMGGGNDEREQTLNQLLTEMDGFEGNSGIIIVAATNRPDVLDSALMRPGRFDRQVTVDRPDYAGRLQILNVHAKDKTLSKDVDLDKVARRTPGFTGADLANLLNEAAILAARKDLDKVSNDEVGDAIERVMAGPEKKDRVISDKKKELVAYHEAGHALVGALMPDYDPVAKVSIIPRGQAGGLTFFTPSEERMESGLYSRSYLQNQMAVALGGRVAEEIVYGEEEVTTGASNDLQQVANVARQMITKFGMSDKIGPVALGQSQGGMFLGRDMSSTRDFSEDTAATIDVEVSELVDVAYKRATKVLSDNRTVLDEMAQMLIERETIDTEDIQDLLNRSEVKVANYI